A stretch of the Saprospiraceae bacterium genome encodes the following:
- a CDS encoding HAMP domain-containing histidine kinase, whose product MSKRAIWIVIGIMSLALVGTTLVQLYWINWSVRLKEEQFNESIIGALHRIGVRLEKHDPSMSLSSSLFIEQWNEKQKQIELIDREMRIQKFPLERRIDPLFLKKILMQEFQELNLDLDYSFGVIDNVRKKMIILNGNFQADVGPNNMASSPGLKLESLLQNSEYEIGLFPGMTGNPGTLKVIFPTKTRWLWRSVWPLLVLSLLLSLIILACFSYVIYIVFRQKQLSDIKTDFVNNMTHEFKTPIATISLASDSIVSPMVINTPDKIRRFAGIIRQENQRMLSQVEKVLQMALLDKHDFKLNLKEINIHEIIDQAVSNISLQVQQRDGSITKDLSALNATILGDPLHMSNIIYNLLDNANKYSPDQPEISVITRNNGSTIEILVKDKGIGMSRDVQKMIFEKFYRVPTGNIHNVKGFGLGLSYVKAMTLEHNGRVEVESEPGKGSSFKLIFPIKA is encoded by the coding sequence ATGAGTAAGCGGGCAATTTGGATAGTAATCGGCATCATGTCACTGGCCTTGGTTGGAACAACCCTGGTTCAGTTGTATTGGATAAACTGGTCCGTACGACTTAAAGAAGAGCAATTTAACGAATCGATAATTGGTGCATTGCACCGGATCGGTGTTCGGCTTGAAAAACATGATCCAAGCATGAGTTTGTCCTCCAGTTTATTTATTGAACAATGGAATGAAAAACAAAAGCAAATTGAATTAATAGACCGTGAAATGCGGATTCAAAAATTTCCATTGGAACGCCGCATTGATCCTTTATTTCTCAAAAAAATCCTGATGCAGGAATTTCAGGAATTAAATCTGGATTTAGATTATTCGTTTGGTGTCATTGATAATGTCCGCAAGAAAATGATTATACTTAATGGGAATTTTCAGGCAGATGTAGGTCCAAATAATATGGCATCCAGCCCGGGATTAAAACTTGAATCCCTGCTACAAAATTCTGAATATGAAATTGGACTTTTCCCAGGAATGACCGGAAATCCAGGGACTTTAAAGGTAATTTTTCCAACCAAGACCCGTTGGCTTTGGCGCTCTGTTTGGCCTTTATTGGTTTTGAGCCTTTTATTAAGCCTGATCATACTTGCTTGTTTTTCTTATGTTATTTATATCGTTTTCCGTCAGAAACAGTTATCGGATATCAAGACGGATTTTGTCAATAACATGACCCATGAATTTAAAACACCCATCGCAACAATCTCGTTGGCATCAGACTCGATTGTTAGTCCGATGGTAATCAATACCCCAGATAAAATTCGCCGATTTGCCGGAATCATCAGACAAGAAAATCAACGGATGCTCAGTCAGGTTGAGAAGGTATTGCAGATGGCATTGCTTGACAAACATGACTTCAAGTTAAACCTTAAAGAAATAAATATCCATGAGATTATAGACCAGGCTGTTTCAAATATTAGTCTTCAGGTGCAGCAACGGGATGGAAGTATAACCAAAGATTTGTCTGCATTAAACGCTACCATCTTGGGCGATCCCCTTCACATGAGCAATATAATTTATAATTTACTGGACAATGCCAACAAATACTCACCAGACCAACCTGAAATTTCTGTCATAACAAGAAATAATGGCAGTACCATTGAAATCCTCGTAAAAGATAAAGGAATTGGGATGAGCCGGGATGTTCAAAAGATGATTTTTGAAAAATTTTACCGGGTCCCTACGGGTAACATACACAATGTCAAGGGATTCGGCTTGGGATTGAGTTATGTCAAAGCCATGACGCTGGAGCACAATGGTAGGGTTGAAGTGGAGAGTGAACCAGGTAAAGGAAGCAGTTTTAAGCTCATTTTTCCGATCAAGGCATAA
- a CDS encoding CHASE2 domain-containing protein, with protein sequence MKDHSIHALLYAIGGSLFLFLLHHLPVNQIFIDPFSEAIKNHDIMDIAFSKFRNHNDPALFDPRIVIINSKVTNREQIANTINYLSRNKVAVIGVDLLFDTAYQTAQDTLLREALVSAERLVLGNTFAESENHLESVSEFQSDSFFSKDKVQAYVNLGTNDGFSVRAFEPYHIINGIETKSFAMQIASMYNPEINKLTHLKAHTKEWINFKRLQPGVQNMRAPFNSKQAVHYVMLQIDRFLEDTTQFDSAYFKDKIVLIGFCGENDNSLSMNDRYFTPLNEQYTGRSLPDMHGVVIHANIISMILDQDFIMDIPGSIIFLLSVLIFFINYFVFKKMSPKDYFRSIPYIRFIQIIEFFALLGICLSLLLFANIKLGFIFLTTTIIISYELYELYEHKLKQYPEAYLQIIRDWFERNSFTKKT encoded by the coding sequence GTGAAAGATCATTCTATACACGCCTTATTGTATGCTATCGGGGGTTCCCTGTTTTTGTTTTTACTCCATCATTTGCCTGTAAATCAGATTTTTATTGACCCTTTTAGTGAAGCGATCAAGAATCATGATATCATGGACATCGCCTTTTCCAAATTCAGGAACCACAATGATCCTGCCTTATTTGATCCTCGGATTGTAATCATTAATTCCAAAGTTACCAATCGGGAACAAATTGCCAATACCATAAATTATTTAAGCAGAAATAAGGTTGCAGTCATTGGGGTCGATCTACTTTTTGATACGGCTTATCAAACAGCACAAGATACCTTATTGCGAGAAGCATTGGTATCTGCAGAACGGTTGGTTTTAGGGAATACGTTTGCTGAATCCGAAAATCATTTAGAAAGTGTGTCGGAGTTTCAATCTGATAGTTTCTTTTCAAAAGACAAAGTCCAGGCTTACGTAAATTTAGGAACCAACGATGGGTTTTCTGTAAGAGCTTTTGAGCCCTATCATATTATAAATGGAATTGAAACGAAGTCATTTGCGATGCAGATTGCTTCGATGTACAATCCTGAAATAAATAAACTAACGCATCTTAAAGCACACACAAAGGAATGGATTAATTTTAAACGATTGCAGCCCGGAGTCCAAAACATGCGAGCTCCCTTTAATTCAAAACAAGCGGTGCATTATGTAATGCTTCAAATTGATCGTTTTTTAGAAGACACCACCCAATTTGACAGCGCATATTTTAAAGACAAAATCGTATTGATTGGTTTTTGTGGAGAGAATGATAATTCGCTTTCTATGAATGACCGATATTTTACACCATTAAACGAACAATATACCGGACGATCTCTTCCCGACATGCATGGCGTTGTGATCCATGCCAATATCATCTCCATGATTCTTGATCAGGATTTTATTATGGATATTCCCGGGAGCATTATATTTCTGCTCTCTGTTTTAATTTTCTTTATTAATTATTTCGTATTTAAGAAGATGTCGCCGAAAGATTATTTTCGATCCATTCCTTATATCCGCTTTATACAAATTATAGAATTTTTTGCTTTGTTGGGGATTTGTCTAAGTTTACTTTTGTTTGCCAACATAAAACTTGGTTTTATCTTTTTAACGACCACTATTATCATCTCATATGAGCTTTATGAATTATATGAACATAAATTAAAACAGTACCCGGAAGCCTATCTTCAAATCATCCGAGATTGGTTTGAACGAAATTCTTTTACCAAAAAGACTTAA
- a CDS encoding response regulator transcription factor, which yields MSTKILLVEDDRNFGDVLRSYLEMHGYDVDLAVDGIDGFEQYRRGNYDLCILDVMMPRKDGFSLAKDIRSKSSEVPIIFLTAKTLKEDVLEGFRIGGDDYVTKPFNSEELLYRVQAILKRSMKKSDPEDDAKEFTIGIYFFNFPLRILYLKENNEITEKIKLSPKEALLLKMFCQYRNQILPRSEALSKIWGEDNYFTARSMDVFVTKLRKYLAKDENIEIMNIHGNGFRMIIRGEIGSEL from the coding sequence ATGTCTACTAAAATCCTCCTCGTCGAAGACGATCGCAATTTTGGAGACGTGCTACGATCTTACCTTGAAATGCATGGGTATGATGTGGATTTGGCTGTTGATGGAATTGATGGATTTGAGCAATACCGAAGAGGAAATTATGACTTATGTATATTGGATGTTATGATGCCCCGAAAGGATGGTTTTTCATTAGCCAAGGACATTCGATCTAAAAGTTCAGAAGTACCCATTATCTTTTTGACTGCCAAGACTTTGAAAGAAGATGTATTGGAAGGATTTCGAATCGGGGGAGATGATTATGTAACCAAACCATTCAATTCAGAAGAGTTGCTGTACAGGGTTCAAGCCATACTCAAGCGCTCTATGAAAAAGTCCGATCCTGAGGATGATGCTAAAGAATTCACCATTGGTATTTATTTTTTTAATTTTCCCTTGCGAATCCTTTATTTAAAGGAGAACAATGAAATTACGGAAAAAATCAAGCTTTCTCCAAAAGAAGCTCTTTTGTTAAAAATGTTTTGTCAGTATAGAAATCAAATTTTACCCCGTTCGGAGGCTCTCAGTAAAATTTGGGGAGAGGATAATTATTTTACTGCCCGGAGTATGGATGTTTTTGTAACCAAACTCAGAAAATACCTGGCAAAGGATGAAAATATTGAAATCATGAACATCCATGGAAATGGATTCCGCATGATTATACGCGGTGAAATCGGCTCTGAGCTTTAA